A stretch of DNA from Cheilinus undulatus linkage group 7, ASM1832078v1, whole genome shotgun sequence:
CCTAGTGGTTTGTATTCACAGCCAATGTATCCCTGGTAGTTGTGGTTTTGTAGTGTTTTGAACAGATAACTGTAGTTGAGTTCTCCAGCACTGTCAGGTTCATTCCTACCTGGAACCTGGGCAATCTGAACATGACCTGAGAAAAAACACAGTTCCTAAGTAGTGTTaggctttttgttttcatcaccTCTGGAGGCAGGATAGTTTCTATTCGGCTTTGTCCAAGCCTGGCTTCACATCATTTCaggaagaaaaatcaaaacatatcTTTCAATTCTGATAGGTTTTAGCTCAGATCACTAGTAGCctttagggctgtcagcatcaACATGTTAATCATGATTATATTACTATTTCAATGCATTGTGTGGTTTTAATCACAATCACATTCTGTCACTTATTTCTTTCAGTGCACCATAGCACAGTTTTCCTGCTGCCACTGTGGTAGAAATAACCCACACCACTGGACTTTTGAGGAAAGCATTTCACTAAAGACAACTGTTACCACTGttaagccacttttaacccatttttgctcttttttgccactttacacccacttttgccactctttgacaGTTATTTCCCCACTGTTCTCCAACGtaacacacatttttgccactttttagccatttatgtcccatttatgctgctttttggccaacTGAAGTTGCTTTCCACTTATTTTggccatttctttttgcaagttttacacatttttcccACAATTAATCTCTTTCTGCTACTTTATGCtaaattttgccactgtttagcCACTTTAAGACCCTTGTTGCTATGTTTTGGGATTTTATGCCcattcttgtaattttttttacctttttttctacCAAATTAAGttgcttttcaccaatttttcctcactttttgcGGCATCTTTTGCCAGTTCtcagttttgcaaattttaccCCATTCTGGCAGATTTTCCCTCTTTACGCCCCctttttctgttactttttgaccattttcccacATGTTTCTGtccttaaacacatttttgccacttctatttgGCATtaatatcccatttttgctgctcttcaTCAACCTAAGCTGCTTCactcattttctgccactttaaagccagtTCTTGCacagttttgcctctttaaacccaatttctgccactgtttagccattttaaacccattttttaccttttttgcatttaaatcccatttttgcaattttccaCAAATTTAAGTTGCTTTTCactcaattttgccacttttttttttgtcttcttgtattttggccctttttgcaactcttttttcaccttttttgtcttttttcacaaatatgtaattattttctaCTTaagttgtcttcttttcttaTGTTTAATTTTCTGGCATCCTAACATTTGTACACATCATGATCTTGCTTTgcagtctgacattactttccaaatggtttgtATCTGTATGCCCATCCACACTCTTAACTTTACCATAAAAAAGTAATGTTGTCTTAAGAAAAAGGGCTTACATTTTGAGAAAGGCCAtatttgtactacagcataaataaaaaaaatgttgctttgataaaagtggtaatTATGCaggttataaataaaaaaaatatttttattattgttatttatttataaaagggGGAATAATacatatataataatataattatcacagcttaactatATTGTTAAACACTATTTCTAAGCACTAATTCACTAAGTAAGCATTCTGAAGAAACTCTTGCATAAAGACCAAGCTGGTGTGGAACTGATTTAAAGGTACAATTTGTAGAATTTTCACAGTAAATTgtcaaaacattcaaaaatgacaatatGTAGCAATTGTAAATAAttacatttctctctctctctctgtaggtAAACATTTATATAGAGAGAAAAATacatgtgattaatcacaatttctGAATGCACAAATGCTGTTAAGAcctctgacagccctagtagCTTTATTTGCACAGTCAGACTTTATAGTATCTTATTGCTCACCAATTATTGGAAAATACTTTTGAATGTTTTGTGTGAGGTTTCCATCCATTATTTGCCAGTGAAAGATGTCCTGGAACAGAGATTAAACAAGACAAAGGATTAACACTTTTCTGATTTTCACATACAAATGATCAATTTCATGTCACATACCATCTGCAGCTTGATATTTGCCTTCCCAACCTTCTCCAGTATTGCAGCAGCTACggatacaaaaacaaagatcagCTAAAAGACAAGACATAACAGGTAGCCAGAGCTTAACCAAGGGGCTGTATCATCTAACAGTGTCACAGTAGCATGTCCAAGATTGTCCCATTTCAAAGGTTCATTCAAACGGGGCCACCAAATGGGGGGGTTAGTTCTAGACCTGGTACACCTGCTTCAAAGACAACAAACTCTGTACACAGGCACACTGATGTGACCACTAGGCTTCCACGCTATTCTTCacacaatgcttttatttttaatttttgtccagaaaaaaaaaaaatcatatttcttCTTAAATCAAAGTACACAGGCCTGGTACCCGATAGCCCATCTTAACACATGCAACCCTGAAATGTTCTGAAAAATTCCAGGGTCACCTACCGAGACAATCTGCTGACTTACTTGTTCATAAGGGAGTTGCCCTGCATGCTGTTTGTCATTCAAAGACGAGGAAAAGGACGGGAAAAACAAAGAGTGGCAGGAACTGCCTTCACACTCTGGGCACATGATCATGCACTATGGAAAACTTAAGGCCCGCTGCACCAGTGCAATTTCCTACAATCGCTCTAATGATCTTGTCGCTGTACCCAGGCCCGCCCACAGACATGGCTGGGTCCCTGAAAGATGCAATAAATGAGCCCTTgcaaaatgtcatttaataatATATCAAGGTGTGCACGCTGGCATGGCTGCACTACTTAGCACTAGCCTCCTGGCTGACATCAACATTCTGGGCCTGGCTGAGCTTTTGAACCTGAGAAAAACTTTATAGTAGATTCAATGGGCTCACCCACTATTTAACATTACACCAGTTGCATTCACTGCACTTTggtaacagcagaaataaaattaattccCATATCAAGAAACATGGCGGGCAGTGCTGAATTGAGGTAAATGTGTTGTCCCAAAGGACATCATATCTTACCCTGATGTGGAGAGTCCAGAAAGTACCTGGGATCAGTAATTCTGGTGTTAATTGGCTCAATCATACCAGAGATTCCTTCCTGGAAAAAAGGAACATGCCACAACACAGGATCAGGATCAGTGAATGAGTACTTCAAAGATCATTTTAATTCTTTCGTTATTTCATTTCCAAATGTGTAAATGTGGTAGTGTAAGATCAGTTCGGTTATACTTTTTCTTGACTTTGCTTTGTCTCCACCaattttaaattcagaaatCCTGTTATTGAAAACTTTTACAAGTGAGATCTTAGTTAAAGTCACCTGCCTTTGAGAGGACATCTGCAGCATAGGTTAAGTTCTTTACAAAAGTGGTTTCCATTTCCATGGCAACTTCGGATCTGTTCAAGCCCAAAGGAATCCTCCCGGCCATCAAGTGGATCCTGTAAACCCATGACTAATGAGTGTTATAATAATGGAAAGAGTAAAATGGAGCTGTGGAGAAGGATCAGGGTAAGCTTTTCTTATTGGTCCATCAGAAAGGCAGAGAAACTGTCTATCCTGGCACTATACAAATATTTCGTCACATGTTTATCTGATAGAGTTTAACTacttcagaaaatgtgaaaataatgagaaaatcaGAATCTGTACTTTTTATTGGTCAAGTATGTAGGCACATACAAGGaattttaatccagttttacatgactctaatgcagtggttcccaaccttttttctttagTGCTCACCCTACCTGCAACAAAGAGAAGTGAAGCACcccaaatacaaacacaaataaaaaagcaatACATTGCTGTCAAAGCCCAATGCTGATTTTAACTGTTCTTTATAAAGCCATAAGAAAATAGCTCCAcacatgttttatttcttaccAAAAAACCCTTGAATAAACTCAtgtttatcatgattttactcaatatgtgcaaatctaatttttacAACCTTTAAAGCAGACAGAGCCCTGATTTCACTATAGAAGTATGACTTATTGTTATTGTCACTGGTGCAACACAATATACAGCAGCCCTTTTAATATCTTCATCCCCGACCCTCAAACACCCTGAGTGCACCACTGCTTCGCAAGTCCTGgaagtcttgtttttttaactaaGGATTAAACCATTCCCTTTGCCACTGCAGTACATACAAATTAAAAGGACTTTCTGAAGGAGTGAACTGAGATGTAAGCTTAACCCTGTGTCAACAATGTTCACTTTTATCTCCAAGGTATAGCCGGGCTGAAACTGCACAGAAGCTACTCCATGTCTCACCTTTTGCACTCCAAAGCTTTTGCATACTTTAACGCCAGATCTAGACCCTGTCTGaattcttcctctcttcctggTACTGCTCCAAGACCAAGATCTCCTGACTTCACATCTcctgcaaacacagacacacatgcacgcacacacagaaCAAAATCAGCAGCTTGTTATGCCGGTTTGTAAGAAACGTAGGGGGAATTCAGCTGAAATGAGCCAGTTTTTGGTAAACGGTCTATTTGACTATCAAATATGTCATGCACAAAATCTAATGATACTTTTATACATGGACACAGGCCTCTTGATtattaatgtgttaaaaaattgGAGGAAAATAGAATTGTTTTTGTATTATCAGAGCAAGAATATCAAGGTACCCACCCTTGAGCTACTCTGCTTTATTTAGGAAAAACTGACCAAGTGTTCAGCTAAAATGGGCTAACAGTAATTATTAAATTCTtataaacaaaaaagcaaaatgacaTTTGAAACGCTCCAAGTCTTtgctaaaaatcaaacatttagtGTCTGCCGGTCTTTATTAGTCTAGGTCtccctggttaaataaaggtcaGATAAATAGTCTACCTTATGATCCTCTGTCATTTCTGCTCTGGTAGTAttttcatcttcttttctttctgtctttgtgttgtATCTTTTCTCTCTGGTTCTTGTTACTCTGTCCTCCTGCTATACTGTCATGTCCTACTGtacacaaacaataaaaagatTATTAAGATGGTCCAATTCCACATATTTAGacatcaaaaaatatttttttttccctaggTTTCTGTTTAAATCCCATGTGGGACAGTATATTTACAATGCCCACTTTAGCTGGCTGGTTAGGCTAAAATGGGCCAGTGTCTAAAAGTacttttttccaaaaacaagTTTTTCCAAAAGGTTTATATTAATATATTagctttttgttatttaaaaagcATGTCCAATGAatgattaaatgtattttacttCACAGGTAATCTTTCTGAACGTCTCTATGTCCCTGATTAGTTATGAGTAGTTTTGCTTTGCCACTGTcactttctgtacatttttgctCTTTCACTTCACATAACAATCTGTCACACTGAACCGAGCAACTTTTGAccaataaaactgtttttatttgccaaaaatggttaaaacaaCAATTAATTATCAGTCATTGTGACTGGCAGTTAAAGTTTAGTGAGCTAGGATGCTCCAACCTTATCTGGCCCATTAGCCTAATGCCCCTATGGCTGACGTAGGGCTGCTGACTGGAGCTCGTGCTGGTGttagctgtttttatttacctgGTGGAGTGTTGATGAGTACCACCTCAACACCTGTAGCCTCTCTGGCTCTCTGAAGCTCTTGGATGTCAGAATCGTAAAGCCAGGCTGCCTCTACAGCCTGAAAGCCAGCCGAGGCTGCTGCATATATCCTCTGACTGAAGTCTGGAAGCTCCGTGAACAGCCAGGAAATATTCGCACAGAACTTCAGTGGAGACATCTTGCAACGCTGTAAATGCCACTGACCATGCGTTCAGCTTGTTTTTTGTACTTTGGTCGAACTGCTTAGCAAAGAGTTGCGTCAAGCAAACTACCTTCACCTAGAACAGAAGCGGAAGAGGACAGCTTTCAGAACAAACGTCAAACATGAGCACTATTACATTGTAATACTGTATTTGAATCGGTAAATTAAAGTAAACGACAACAGCTCGTTCTCAAATGT
This window harbors:
- the hyi gene encoding putative hydroxypyruvate isomerase, which codes for MSPLKFCANISWLFTELPDFSQRIYAAASAGFQAVEAAWLYDSDIQELQRAREATGVEVVLINTPPGDVKSGDLGLGAVPGREEEFRQGLDLALKYAKALECKRIHLMAGRIPLGLNRSEVAMEMETTFVKNLTYAADVLSKEGISGMIEPINTRITDPRYFLDSPHQAAAILEKVGKANIKLQMDIFHWQIMDGNLTQNIQKYFPIIGHVQIAQVPGRNEPDSAGELNYSYLFKTLQNHNYQGYIGCEYKPLGSTKEGLGWIKDYGITSK